The following proteins come from a genomic window of Anabaena sphaerica FACHB-251:
- a CDS encoding RNA recognition motif domain-containing protein, protein MSVYVGNLSYEVTQDALTSVFAEYGSVKRVQIPTDRETGRVRGFAFVEMGTEAEETAAIEALDGAEWMGRDLKVNKAKPKEDRGGSYGGGGGGGGRGGYGGGGGGGGRGRY, encoded by the coding sequence ATGTCAGTTTACGTAGGCAATCTTTCTTACGAAGTTACCCAGGATGCTTTGACTTCCGTATTTGCAGAATATGGTTCTGTAAAACGGGTTCAGATTCCTACTGACCGGGAAACAGGCCGTGTACGCGGTTTTGCTTTCGTGGAAATGGGTACAGAAGCAGAAGAAACAGCAGCCATTGAAGCACTAGATGGTGCTGAATGGATGGGTCGTGACTTAAAAGTTAATAAAGCCAAGCCCAAGGAAGACCGTGGTGGTTCCTATGGTGGTGGCGGCGGCGGCGGTGGTCGCGGTGGTTACGGCGGTGGTGGCGGCGGCGGCGGTCGCGGTCGCTATTAA
- a CDS encoding efflux RND transporter periplasmic adaptor subunit, translated as MVLDGNKSQKQVKISTPIVVSPVIKNHSLLMFCLLLLGLLTASCGSLPKESAEAQSRRPGGRERGDSETAVDVAIARTNLLRPSADYIGNTTPFRTVSVRSQVEGRLIALNLDVGDTVKRGQIISQLDDVLLMTASQQAEAELATSQAEVARAMTQVSNAQAEVEKARLEVIQAQADSQRQQQLLKEGAISEQTAQQARTKAQTAQQALKATIEQVRTEKQAVAAAQGRVFAQQAIVKAAKERRSYSRLISPIAGVVTEKVTEPGNLLQPGSEVLKIADLSRIKVIVQVSELELAKIQVGQSVQVRLDAFPDQTIIGRVARISPSADATARLIPIEVVIPNSGGKIGSGLLARVNFTTQTPQRVVVSQTAINKNDQQTQSENSTGTVFIVKETEGKPKVKEQSITLGKKADGNVEVLSGLQPGESYVVRSSKPLKDGEVVKLSILSEKDLNKPQRTQRKNL; from the coding sequence ATGGTTTTGGACGGAAATAAGTCACAAAAACAGGTGAAAATATCAACTCCTATAGTTGTCAGCCCAGTTATAAAGAACCATAGTTTATTAATGTTCTGTCTGCTGTTACTGGGATTACTAACAGCCAGTTGTGGTTCATTACCAAAAGAATCAGCCGAAGCCCAATCGAGGCGGCCTGGTGGTAGAGAAAGGGGTGACAGTGAAACAGCGGTAGATGTAGCGATCGCCCGGACTAACTTATTACGTCCCTCCGCAGATTATATCGGTAACACCACCCCATTTCGGACAGTATCGGTGCGATCGCAAGTAGAAGGAAGACTGATCGCCTTAAATCTAGATGTCGGAGACACAGTCAAACGCGGACAAATCATCAGCCAGCTAGATGATGTTCTATTAATGACAGCATCACAGCAAGCTGAAGCCGAACTCGCAACCAGTCAAGCTGAAGTCGCTAGGGCTATGACACAGGTAAGTAATGCTCAAGCTGAAGTCGAAAAAGCCCGGCTAGAAGTCATCCAAGCCCAAGCCGATTCTCAAAGACAGCAACAACTATTGAAAGAAGGAGCAATTTCCGAACAAACTGCCCAACAAGCGCGAACCAAAGCCCAAACCGCCCAACAAGCCCTAAAAGCAACTATTGAACAAGTCCGTACAGAAAAACAAGCCGTAGCCGCAGCCCAAGGTAGAGTATTTGCCCAACAAGCAATAGTTAAAGCCGCCAAAGAACGTCGTTCCTACTCCCGCTTAATCTCTCCCATCGCCGGCGTAGTCACCGAAAAAGTCACAGAGCCTGGTAATCTCCTGCAACCAGGAAGTGAAGTCTTAAAAATTGCTGACTTGAGTCGGATTAAAGTTATAGTCCAAGTCTCTGAATTAGAACTAGCAAAAATTCAGGTAGGGCAATCTGTACAAGTGCGTTTAGATGCCTTTCCCGATCAAACAATCATTGGTAGAGTAGCACGTATTTCTCCATCTGCTGATGCTACAGCCCGGTTAATACCGATAGAAGTAGTCATTCCCAACAGTGGCGGAAAAATTGGTAGCGGACTACTAGCACGAGTTAATTTTACTACCCAGACACCACAGCGAGTCGTGGTGTCACAAACAGCAATTAATAAAAATGACCAACAAACCCAATCGGAAAATAGTACAGGTACGGTATTTATCGTCAAGGAAACCGAGGGGAAACCCAAGGTAAAAGAACAATCTATAACTTTGGGTAAAAAAGCTGATGGTAATGTAGAAGTTCTTTCTGGGTTACAACCAGGAGAAAGTTATGTTGTTCGCAGTAGTAAGCCCTTAAAAGATGGTGAAGTCGTCAAGTTATCCATTTTGTCGGAAAAAGATTTAAACAAACCGCAAAGGACACAAAGAAAGAATTTGTAA
- a CDS encoding zinc-dependent alcohol dehydrogenase, whose amino-acid sequence MLAALLYGQEDLRLEKVPDPTPASGEVVIQVGAATTCGTDLKVWRRGGHARMLTPPTLFGHEAAGTVVAVGAGVHNWQVGDSIVANNSAPCMKCFFCQRQEYSLCPNLTWNNGTFAEYLKIPAPIVQHNMLRLPDELPFALAAMTEPLACVLHGVGRSHVKPQDRVVVLGDGAIGLMFVAILAAETKAEVLLWGGNDQRLEIGKKLGAAQIFNYHQVADISGVVKDCTEGWGADVVIEATGIPSVWEVAIACARPGATVNLFGGCPRDTTINVNTEHLHYSELTLKGVFHNTPKYVQAALSLIASRKIPFELLISEQRPLKDLEQVFADMKARKVIKVAIAPSHPSF is encoded by the coding sequence TTGTTAGCAGCTTTACTTTACGGACAGGAAGATTTACGTCTGGAAAAAGTCCCCGATCCAACTCCCGCATCTGGGGAAGTGGTGATTCAGGTAGGGGCAGCTACTACTTGCGGTACAGATTTGAAGGTGTGGCGACGTGGTGGCCATGCTAGGATGTTGACACCGCCGACCCTGTTTGGCCATGAGGCAGCAGGAACCGTTGTAGCTGTTGGTGCTGGTGTGCATAATTGGCAGGTGGGTGACAGCATTGTCGCCAATAATTCTGCTCCCTGCATGAAATGTTTTTTTTGTCAACGTCAAGAATATTCACTCTGTCCAAATTTGACATGGAACAATGGCACTTTTGCCGAATATCTGAAAATTCCCGCACCCATTGTCCAGCATAATATGTTGCGGCTACCTGATGAGTTACCATTTGCTTTAGCAGCAATGACTGAACCTTTAGCCTGTGTACTGCACGGGGTGGGGCGTTCTCATGTCAAACCTCAAGACCGGGTAGTTGTGCTGGGAGATGGGGCTATTGGGCTGATGTTTGTGGCGATTTTAGCTGCGGAAACGAAAGCTGAGGTGTTGCTGTGGGGAGGTAATGACCAACGGCTAGAAATTGGTAAAAAATTAGGTGCAGCACAGATTTTTAATTATCATCAGGTTGCTGATATTTCTGGTGTTGTCAAGGATTGCACTGAAGGCTGGGGTGCAGATGTAGTCATAGAGGCTACTGGCATTCCTAGTGTTTGGGAAGTAGCGATCGCTTGCGCCCGTCCTGGTGCGACTGTAAATTTATTTGGTGGCTGTCCTAGAGATACGACAATTAATGTAAATACAGAACATCTGCATTATAGTGAATTAACGTTAAAAGGTGTATTTCACAATACTCCTAAATATGTACAGGCTGCTTTATCACTAATAGCTAGTAGGAAGATTCCTTTTGAGTTACTCATTAGTGAACAGCGTCCATTAAAAGATTTAGAACAGGTGTTTGCGGATATGAAAGCACGTAAGGTTATTAAGGTGGCGATCGCACCTTCCCATCCCAGTTTTTGA
- a CDS encoding phycobiliprotein lyase: MRSLVKIAQTADEKQIAEFFQASVGQWRSERRYYTLPQGENKEMVSIITIRFLEQGNDELQELAQLHDLLDLGSLSCGAKVSWESTDLHTARKEASGVTVFGAVGNILYRDRGFATTKPVTAQYYFPNLKTLCLRTEYNNSVFEEEIKLIGDKYRTRQTIISRAGEQLMIGQYLEKRIQA, from the coding sequence GTGAGATCACTGGTCAAAATTGCCCAAACTGCTGATGAAAAGCAGATTGCCGAATTTTTCCAAGCATCAGTAGGTCAGTGGCGCTCTGAACGGCGCTATTACACCCTACCCCAAGGAGAAAATAAGGAGATGGTAAGTATTATTACCATCCGGTTTTTGGAACAGGGGAATGATGAATTGCAAGAGTTGGCTCAGTTACATGATTTGCTGGATTTAGGGAGCTTGAGTTGTGGTGCTAAAGTCTCTTGGGAAAGCACAGATTTACACACAGCTAGAAAAGAAGCAAGTGGTGTGACGGTGTTTGGTGCTGTGGGAAATATTTTGTATCGCGATCGCGGTTTTGCGACAACCAAACCAGTTACGGCTCAATATTATTTCCCCAATCTGAAAACCCTGTGTTTGCGAACTGAGTACAATAATTCAGTATTTGAGGAAGAAATCAAACTCATTGGTGATAAATACCGCACCAGACAAACTATTATTTCCCGTGCCGGTGAGCAGTTGATGATTGGTCAATACTTGGAAAAGCGTATTCAAGCTTAA
- a CDS encoding Dethiobiotin synthetase has protein sequence MNYEIARKLLIDQTANDKNPDTLLNRLKQGKPPVPGQITSVLLALKVVFEALKDANSLDKELALALYKLGIRALQLFATGRQAGIDWPPLLKEDLQRISLASESIFSGTWETLSVGGKLNEG, from the coding sequence ATGAACTACGAAATAGCACGCAAACTACTCATAGACCAAACAGCCAACGACAAAAACCCCGATACTTTGTTAAATCGTCTAAAACAGGGAAAACCACCAGTACCAGGTCAAATTACTTCCGTTTTGTTAGCCTTGAAAGTGGTGTTTGAAGCTCTAAAAGATGCTAATAGCTTAGATAAAGAACTAGCCTTGGCATTATATAAATTAGGTATTAGAGCCTTACAGTTATTTGCTACAGGAAGGCAAGCAGGTATTGACTGGCCGCCACTGCTAAAAGAAGATTTACAACGCATTTCACTGGCATCTGAAAGTATCTTTTCAGGTACATGGGAAACCCTATCGGTTGGCGGTAAGCTGAATGAAGGATGA